One genomic segment of Culturomica massiliensis includes these proteins:
- the ettA gene encoding energy-dependent translational throttle protein EttA translates to MADDKKIIFSMVGVSKTFPPQKQVLKNIYLSFFYGAKIGIIGLNGSGKSTLLKIIAGIEKDYLGEVVFSPGYSVGYLEQDPQLASGKTVKEIVQEGVQDIVDTLKEFEEVNEKFGDPDVLDNPEKMDALISRQAELQDKIDAADGWNLDSRLERAMDALRCPPEDQLVDTLSGGERRRVALCRLLLRQPDVLLLDEPTNHLDAESIDWLEQHLQQYAGTVICITHDRYFLDHVAGWILELDRGEGIPWKGNYSSWLDQKTKRMAQEEKQASKRRKTLERELEWINMAPKARQAKGKARLNSYETLLNEDQKEREAKLEIFIPNGPRLGNKVIEAQHVAKAFGTKLLFDDLNFILPPNGIVGVIGPNGAGKTTLFKMIMGMETIDKGTFEVGETVRIGYADQTHKDIDPKKTVYQVISGGQELIRVGGKEINARAYLSKFNFAGADQEKPCGVLSGGERNRLHLALTLKAEANVLLLDEPTNDIDVNTLRALEEGLENFAGCAVVVSHDRWFLDRICTHILSFEGDSDVVFYEGSYSEYEEHKRKLSGNVEPKRVRYRKLTAD, encoded by the coding sequence ATGGCAGACGATAAAAAAATCATCTTTTCCATGGTGGGAGTCAGCAAAACATTCCCTCCTCAAAAACAAGTATTAAAGAACATATACCTTTCTTTTTTCTACGGAGCTAAAATCGGTATTATCGGATTGAACGGTTCCGGTAAATCAACCCTGTTGAAAATCATTGCCGGCATCGAAAAAGATTACCTGGGAGAAGTCGTTTTCTCTCCGGGTTATTCTGTTGGATATCTGGAACAGGATCCGCAACTGGCTTCCGGCAAAACGGTCAAGGAAATCGTACAGGAAGGCGTACAAGACATCGTCGACACACTGAAAGAATTTGAAGAAGTAAATGAGAAATTCGGCGACCCGGATGTACTCGATAATCCGGAAAAAATGGATGCCCTCATCAGCCGGCAGGCAGAATTGCAGGACAAGATCGATGCTGCCGACGGATGGAACCTGGACAGCCGGCTGGAACGTGCCATGGATGCACTGCGCTGTCCGCCCGAAGATCAGCTTGTAGATACCCTTTCCGGAGGAGAGCGGCGCCGGGTAGCCCTATGCCGCCTGTTACTCCGGCAACCGGATGTATTGCTGCTCGACGAACCGACCAACCATCTGGATGCGGAATCCATCGACTGGCTGGAACAACATTTGCAACAATACGCAGGCACGGTGATCTGCATCACGCACGACCGGTATTTCCTGGATCATGTTGCCGGGTGGATACTGGAACTCGACCGGGGCGAAGGAATTCCCTGGAAAGGCAATTACTCCTCCTGGCTGGATCAAAAAACCAAACGGATGGCCCAGGAAGAAAAGCAAGCCAGCAAACGCCGTAAAACACTGGAACGCGAACTGGAATGGATAAACATGGCACCCAAAGCCCGGCAAGCCAAGGGTAAGGCCCGGTTAAACTCGTACGAAACGTTGCTGAACGAAGACCAGAAAGAGCGTGAAGCCAAACTGGAAATTTTTATTCCCAACGGCCCCCGGTTAGGAAACAAGGTGATCGAAGCGCAACACGTTGCAAAAGCATTCGGCACCAAACTGTTGTTCGACGACCTGAATTTCATACTTCCGCCCAACGGCATCGTAGGTGTGATCGGTCCGAACGGAGCCGGAAAAACCACCCTGTTCAAAATGATCATGGGCATGGAAACCATCGACAAGGGCACGTTTGAAGTAGGTGAAACAGTCAGAATCGGCTATGCCGACCAGACCCACAAAGACATTGATCCGAAAAAAACCGTTTACCAGGTTATTTCCGGCGGACAGGAACTTATCCGTGTCGGAGGCAAGGAAATCAATGCGCGTGCTTACCTTTCTAAATTCAATTTCGCCGGAGCCGATCAGGAAAAGCCGTGTGGCGTACTATCCGGCGGAGAAAGAAACCGCCTCCACCTGGCACTCACCCTGAAAGCAGAAGCGAATGTATTGCTGCTCGACGAACCCACAAACGATATCGACGTAAACACCCTCCGGGCACTGGAAGAAGGATTGGAAAACTTCGCCGGATGTGCCGTCGTCGTCTCACACGACCGTTGGTTTCTGGACCGTATATGCACCCATATCCTTTCATTCGAGGGAGACTCGGATGTCGTCTTTTACGAAGGCTCGTACTCCGAATACGAAGAACACAAACGCAAATTATCCGGAAATGTCGAACCCAAGCGGGTACGCTACCGGAAACTAACTGCAGACTAA
- a CDS encoding alpha-amylase, which produces MKNGVMMQYFEWNMPNNGNLWKELKADAAHLHEIGVTSVWIPPAYKGLKQEDEGYGTYDLYDLGEFDQKGTVRTKYGTVQELKEMIAELHRYQVSVYLDAVMNHKAGADYTEKFLAREVNPEQREDAESDPYEIEGWTGFNFPGRGDKYSAFKWHWYHFSGVDCDASTGKEGIFQVVGEGKAWNGGVDGENGNYDFLMFADLDFDHPEVVGEMKNWGVWVSRELNLDGMRLDAIKHINDQFIKHFLEAVRAERGDRFYAVGEYWKNDKESLDEYLAQVEYQVDLFDVPLHYHMFQASQKGRDFDLSTLIEGTLVADHPDLAVTFVDNHDSQKNSSLESQVKDWFKPMAYGLILLMKEGYPCIFYGDYYGVKGKKSPHRLILDILLDARRRYAFGEQHNYFDHPNTVGFTRTGDTEHPGSGLALLISNGEDGHKTMAVGQHHRGEYWYEITGNRKEEVMIDEKGEGTFPVSGGKLAVWVKR; this is translated from the coding sequence ATGAAGAATGGAGTGATGATGCAATATTTCGAATGGAATATGCCGAATAACGGGAATTTATGGAAGGAACTGAAGGCGGATGCTGCCCATTTGCATGAAATCGGTGTGACTTCTGTTTGGATACCGCCAGCCTATAAGGGATTGAAGCAGGAAGACGAGGGGTATGGAACGTATGATTTGTACGATTTGGGCGAATTCGACCAGAAGGGAACGGTACGTACGAAGTACGGTACGGTGCAGGAATTGAAAGAGATGATAGCGGAACTTCACCGGTATCAGGTCAGTGTGTATCTGGACGCAGTCATGAACCACAAAGCCGGGGCGGATTATACGGAGAAGTTTCTGGCCCGGGAAGTCAATCCGGAACAGCGGGAGGATGCGGAAAGCGATCCTTACGAGATTGAAGGGTGGACGGGTTTTAATTTCCCGGGACGCGGGGATAAGTATTCGGCTTTCAAATGGCACTGGTATCATTTTTCCGGGGTGGATTGCGACGCATCAACCGGTAAAGAAGGGATATTTCAGGTTGTCGGGGAAGGCAAGGCATGGAACGGAGGAGTGGACGGTGAAAACGGGAATTACGATTTTCTGATGTTCGCCGATCTTGATTTCGATCATCCGGAAGTGGTCGGGGAAATGAAAAACTGGGGTGTTTGGGTATCCCGGGAACTGAATCTGGACGGGATGCGTCTGGATGCCATCAAACATATCAACGACCAGTTTATCAAACATTTTCTGGAAGCGGTAAGGGCAGAACGGGGGGATCGTTTTTATGCCGTGGGTGAATATTGGAAGAATGATAAGGAGTCGCTGGATGAATATCTGGCTCAGGTGGAATACCAGGTCGATTTATTCGATGTACCTCTGCATTACCATATGTTTCAGGCCTCACAAAAGGGACGTGATTTTGATCTGAGTACACTGATCGAAGGTACATTGGTGGCCGATCATCCGGATCTGGCCGTTACTTTTGTGGATAATCATGACTCACAGAAAAACAGTTCACTGGAATCTCAGGTGAAGGATTGGTTTAAGCCGATGGCTTATGGTTTGATATTACTGATGAAAGAGGGGTACCCCTGTATTTTTTACGGGGATTATTACGGGGTGAAAGGCAAGAAATCCCCGCATCGGCTGATTCTTGATATTTTGTTGGATGCCCGCCGTAGATACGCTTTCGGAGAACAACATAATTATTTTGATCATCCGAATACGGTCGGTTTTACACGGACTGGAGACACCGAGCATCCGGGATCCGGTTTGGCTTTGCTCATTTCCAACGGAGAAGACGGGCATAAAACGATGGCTGTCGGCCAACATCATCGGGGCGAGTACTGGTATGAGATCACCGGCAACCGGAAGGAAGAGGTCATGATTGATGAAAAGGGGGAAGGGACATTTCCGGTGTCGGGCGGAAAGCTGGCGGTATGGGTAAAACGGTAA
- a CDS encoding LPO_1073/Vpar_1526 family protein, with protein sequence MQTKQEAKAGENATIIQVNGDFNQGLTGEDVRRISSEVIRRELDILASEARQLFEERVEQLAGRLIESVSKKDRLLFRRFNEPAIQLALHAIYCEYGKSGDETLGEGLIELMLERLGTTEGNRRQLSLDEALVLLPKLTKPQVDFLAFFCFAKAHKNLPADLMVKVIDAMAGVIPSVSGLDYRDMSYLLSVGCLHPVPRFRRTIPIGEELTYSYNRLYPNGISAGVLDQYTGGFPRDQVNLMFRFDETVGLYYFVKGSYQELVDAALVPERIAGSKQIQDLYHRFTKQREDVERYYIQRNPLWGDIFEMWKRCCLSQYDLSLPADDIAGPALMRMLKAAL encoded by the coding sequence ATGCAGACAAAACAAGAAGCTAAGGCCGGAGAAAACGCTACAATTATTCAGGTAAACGGGGATTTTAACCAGGGGCTGACCGGCGAGGATGTCCGTCGGATTTCATCGGAGGTAATAAGGCGGGAACTGGATATACTGGCCAGCGAGGCCCGTCAATTGTTTGAGGAGAGGGTGGAGCAGTTGGCCGGGCGGCTTATTGAGTCCGTGTCGAAAAAGGATCGTTTATTGTTCAGGAGGTTTAACGAGCCTGCTATACAGTTGGCGTTGCACGCTATTTATTGTGAGTATGGGAAAAGTGGCGATGAAACATTGGGAGAGGGGCTTATAGAACTCATGCTTGAAAGGTTGGGAACGACGGAAGGAAACCGGCGGCAATTGAGTCTGGATGAGGCGTTGGTGTTATTGCCGAAATTAACGAAGCCGCAGGTTGATTTTCTGGCTTTTTTTTGTTTTGCAAAAGCTCATAAAAATCTGCCTGCCGATCTGATGGTTAAAGTGATCGATGCGATGGCCGGTGTTATTCCGTCTGTCTCGGGTTTGGATTATAGGGACATGTCCTATCTCCTTTCGGTTGGATGCCTCCACCCCGTTCCCCGTTTCAGGCGGACGATCCCGATAGGAGAAGAGTTGACATATAGCTATAACAGGCTGTATCCGAATGGGATCAGTGCCGGGGTTTTGGATCAATATACGGGAGGTTTTCCCCGTGATCAGGTAAATTTGATGTTCCGGTTTGATGAAACCGTCGGTTTATATTATTTTGTTAAGGGTAGCTATCAGGAGTTGGTGGATGCGGCCCTTGTTCCGGAACGTATTGCAGGGTCAAAGCAAATTCAGGATTTGTACCATCGCTTTACGAAACAGCGGGAAGATGTCGAACGGTATTACATTCAGAGGAATCCCTTGTGGGGAGATATTTTTGAAATGTGGAAAAGATGTTGCCTGTCCCAATATGATCTTTCTTTACCGGCAGATGATATCGCCGGCCCTGCTTTAATGCGGATGCTGAAAGCTGCTCTCTGA